Proteins encoded together in one Streptomyces roseifaciens window:
- a CDS encoding helix-turn-helix domain-containing protein, which yields MEEVLAAVGPRLKSIRRQRQCTLAALSEATGISVSTLSRLESGQRKPSLELLLPIAHAHQVPLDELVGAPPVGDPRVRLKPVRRGDSTVVPLTQQPGGLQAFKMVMGTSRSRPDLRTHEGYEWLYVLGGRLRLVLAEHDIVLQVGEAAEFDTRVPHWFGSTGDAPVEVLSLFGPQGERMHVRAKPSGQG from the coding sequence ATGGAAGAAGTGCTCGCCGCCGTCGGCCCCCGTCTCAAGAGCATCCGCCGGCAGCGTCAGTGCACTCTCGCGGCCCTGTCGGAGGCGACCGGCATCTCGGTCAGCACGCTGTCCCGGCTGGAGTCCGGGCAGCGCAAGCCGAGCCTGGAGCTGCTGCTGCCCATCGCGCACGCCCACCAGGTCCCCCTCGACGAGCTGGTGGGCGCGCCGCCCGTAGGTGATCCGCGCGTGCGGCTGAAGCCGGTCCGGCGCGGGGACTCCACGGTGGTGCCGCTGACCCAGCAGCCGGGCGGGCTGCAGGCGTTCAAGATGGTCATGGGCACCTCGCGCAGCCGCCCCGACCTCCGCACGCACGAGGGCTACGAGTGGCTGTACGTGCTCGGCGGCAGGCTGCGGCTGGTCCTCGCCGAGCACGACATCGTCCTCCAGGTGGGCGAGGCCGCCGAGTTCGACACCCGGGTGCCGCACTGGTTCGGCAGCACCGGGGACGCGCCGGTGGAGGTCCTCAGCCTGTTCGGGCCCCAGGGCGAGCGCATGCACGTCCGCGCCAAGCCCTCCGGCCAGGGCTGA
- a CDS encoding methyltransferase: MTTTGSDDGQAPAEWHVRNTVAQLVFGHMATQTLGTAVRLGVFERIGGGECTAAGLATALETQPQATLRLLRALAGLQLLTETAPGTFATTAAGDLLRPDVPGAMTALARMFTDPSLQRGWDLLDEGVRTGAPTFDTAFGTDFFGYLRERPELSAEFNTAMSQATQLAAEAVPGHYDFGRFGTVVDVGGGDGTLLASVLRAHPRPRGILYDTSEGLAQAPARLARDGLTDRVSLETGDFFASAPAGGDLYLLKSVIHDWNDEQCATILRHIRKVVPDSGALLIVEPVLPPTVPAGNTDLTYLSDLNMLVTVGGRERTAEDFAALCAQGGFRLDSITPLPRPNAFHLIEAVPA, from the coding sequence ATGACCACGACAGGAAGCGACGACGGGCAGGCACCGGCCGAATGGCACGTGCGCAACACCGTGGCGCAGCTGGTCTTCGGCCACATGGCCACGCAGACGCTGGGCACCGCCGTACGGCTGGGCGTCTTCGAACGCATCGGCGGCGGCGAGTGCACGGCCGCCGGGCTCGCCACCGCGCTGGAAACCCAGCCGCAAGCCACGCTCCGGCTGCTGCGGGCGCTGGCCGGCCTGCAGCTGCTCACCGAGACGGCGCCCGGCACCTTCGCCACCACGGCGGCCGGCGACCTGCTGCGCCCGGACGTACCCGGCGCGATGACCGCCCTGGCCCGGATGTTCACCGACCCCTCGCTGCAGCGCGGCTGGGACCTGCTGGACGAAGGCGTCCGGACGGGGGCGCCGACCTTCGACACCGCCTTCGGCACGGACTTCTTCGGCTACCTGCGGGAGCGGCCAGAGCTGTCCGCCGAGTTCAACACGGCCATGAGCCAGGCCACGCAGCTCGCCGCCGAGGCCGTCCCGGGGCACTACGACTTCGGCCGCTTCGGCACCGTGGTGGACGTGGGCGGCGGCGACGGAACCCTGCTCGCCTCGGTCCTCCGCGCGCACCCCCGGCCGCGCGGCATCCTCTACGACACCTCCGAAGGCCTCGCCCAGGCACCCGCGCGGCTCGCGCGCGACGGCCTCACCGACCGGGTCTCCCTGGAGACCGGCGACTTCTTCGCCTCGGCCCCTGCCGGCGGTGACCTCTACCTGCTCAAGAGCGTGATCCACGACTGGAACGACGAGCAGTGCGCGACCATCCTGCGCCACATCCGGAAGGTCGTCCCGGACAGCGGCGCCCTCCTGATCGTCGAGCCGGTGCTGCCGCCCACCGTGCCCGCCGGGAACACCGACCTGACCTACCTCAGCGACCTCAACATGCTGGTCACGGTGGGCGGCCGGGAACGCACCGCCGAGGACTTCGCCGCCCTGTGCGCCCAGGGAGGCTTCCGTCTCGACTCCATCACCCCCTTGCCGCGCCCGAACGCCTTCCACCTCATCGAGGCGGTACCGGCCTGA
- a CDS encoding alpha/beta fold hydrolase, producing MPYAGSADGVRIAYQAGGEGSPLVLLAGQACSHHWWDGVRDDFHAAHRTVTLDYRGTGESDKPDEPYSIEGFAQDVIAVLDDLGADRAHVYGTSMGGRVAQVLAVRHPERVRALVLGCTSPGGPYAVERGNDVRRSLAGPGPAAVQALRELMYTPAWLAAHPGPSPTLGDPAMPAHARRGHLAASNRHDAWDALPGVSAPTLVVHGGDDLLNPTANAHLLADRIPGARLHLIPGARHAYFEEFRATAGPLVLDFLAEHEGGEVRPVPPR from the coding sequence GTGCCGTACGCCGGGAGCGCGGACGGGGTCCGCATCGCCTATCAGGCCGGGGGAGAGGGCTCCCCGCTGGTCCTGCTGGCGGGACAGGCCTGCAGTCATCACTGGTGGGACGGCGTCCGGGACGACTTCCACGCCGCCCACCGCACCGTCACCCTCGACTACCGGGGCACGGGGGAGAGTGACAAGCCCGACGAGCCCTACAGCATCGAGGGGTTCGCGCAGGACGTGATCGCGGTGCTGGACGACCTCGGCGCCGACCGGGCCCACGTGTACGGCACGTCCATGGGCGGGCGGGTCGCCCAGGTGCTGGCCGTCCGTCACCCGGAGCGGGTCCGCGCGCTGGTGCTCGGCTGTACGTCACCGGGCGGCCCGTACGCCGTCGAGCGGGGCAACGACGTGCGCAGGTCGTTGGCCGGGCCGGGGCCCGCGGCCGTGCAGGCCCTGCGCGAACTGATGTACACCCCGGCCTGGCTCGCGGCCCACCCCGGCCCTTCGCCCACGCTCGGCGACCCCGCCATGCCGGCCCACGCCCGGCGCGGGCACCTGGCGGCCAGCAACCGGCACGACGCGTGGGACGCGCTGCCCGGCGTCTCCGCGCCCACCCTGGTGGTGCACGGCGGCGACGACCTCCTCAACCCCACGGCCAACGCGCACCTCCTCGCGGACCGCATCCCGGGTGCCCGGCTGCACCTGATCCCCGGGGCGCGGCACGCCTATTTCGAGGAGTTCCGCGCCACGGCGGGCCCGCTCGTCCTGGACTTCCTCGCGGAGCACGAGGGGGGAGAGGTCAGGCCGGTACCGCCTCGATGA
- a CDS encoding winged helix-turn-helix domain-containing protein, with protein sequence MIRIHFTAADFARVRFAPRPAPMQELNAAFMMAFRRDDQLLFGRWRQRLLRSLPASVEPLADLVPAGAAPGFLDVFSDTLEDALDSVLAARPELVRSEIERVYAGHAAPVPPWIHELHRGDAGARQLIRHAQHTAFETVLRPVWPLVQDLHRAEFARHALAVAEHGTGAALTGLVPGTRLRGDVWEIEAPGEQEVRLRGRGLLLLPTFHWNGRPVLADLPGGPLGLTYPAGPGLPLAPDGAGATGGAGSADDALAGVLGRTRTDILLALVQEHTTSGLARRLGVSNATASAHAAALRDAGLIATVRAGRAVLHRRTALGSLLAGRFSG encoded by the coding sequence GTGATCCGGATCCATTTCACGGCCGCCGACTTCGCGCGGGTCCGGTTCGCGCCCCGCCCGGCCCCGATGCAGGAGCTCAACGCGGCGTTCATGATGGCGTTCCGCCGCGACGACCAACTGCTCTTCGGCCGCTGGCGACAGCGGCTGCTGCGTTCCCTGCCGGCCTCCGTCGAACCGCTGGCGGACCTCGTCCCCGCGGGAGCGGCGCCGGGCTTCCTCGACGTGTTCAGCGACACGCTCGAGGACGCGCTCGACAGCGTGCTCGCCGCGCGCCCGGAGCTGGTCCGCTCCGAGATCGAGCGCGTGTACGCCGGGCACGCCGCCCCCGTGCCGCCGTGGATCCACGAGCTGCACCGGGGTGACGCCGGTGCCCGGCAGCTGATCCGCCACGCCCAGCACACGGCCTTCGAGACGGTCCTGCGCCCCGTGTGGCCACTGGTCCAGGACCTGCACCGGGCCGAGTTCGCCCGGCACGCCCTGGCCGTGGCCGAGCACGGCACCGGCGCCGCGCTCACCGGCCTCGTCCCCGGCACCCGGCTGCGCGGGGACGTCTGGGAGATCGAGGCTCCCGGCGAGCAGGAGGTACGGCTGCGCGGGCGCGGCCTCCTGCTCCTGCCCACGTTCCACTGGAACGGCCGTCCTGTTCTCGCCGACCTGCCCGGCGGCCCCCTGGGCCTGACCTATCCGGCCGGCCCCGGCCTGCCCCTCGCACCGGACGGAGCAGGGGCGACGGGCGGGGCGGGAAGCGCGGACGACGCCCTGGCCGGGGTGCTCGGGCGGACCCGGACCGACATCCTGCTCGCGCTCGTGCAGGAGCACACCACCAGCGGCCTCGCCCGGCGCTTGGGCGTCAGCAACGCCACCGCCTCCGCCCACGCCGCCGCACTGCGCGACGCGGGGCTGATCGCGACGGTCCGGGCCGGACGGGCGGTGCTGCACCGGCGCACGGCGCTCGGGAGCCTGCTGGCAGGCCGGTTCTCCGGCTGA
- a CDS encoding alpha/beta hydrolase family protein, with protein MRHYKAREQAGVSRRAVTRSAVLAAALLLPGGPGGVGGPGGAVAQARSGAGSGAGITLRLPAPTGPYRTGVTTLYLVDRSRPDPWEPGIPVREVMATVFYPARTVRGFPVARQMSAGAAGSFGLDGHRVHPELPHAGADWSATTTHSHTGAPAQASRRRPVLLYSPGGGDPRTMGTTLAEELASHGYVVVTVDHPGDASEVEFPCAMTGRDTVRPTMLRDDPRKRPDFFRTLIDTRIADTRFVLDRLQALAAGRNPDAAGRALPEHLGRALDLRRVGVYGHSAGGTTAAETMYEDRRIGAAVNLEGYLDRAPEAPGRAGEPYPVARHGSDRPLLLLGTDGFPGRQELEPSWRAVLARSGGRAQRRQLDGAAHGVFTDYAALAPQLQAAGLMTAAGRASLTGPADPARSVPAVRRHVLSFFARHLPVR; from the coding sequence ATGCGTCACTACAAAGCTCGTGAACAAGCCGGGGTGAGCCGGCGGGCCGTCACCAGGTCGGCCGTCCTGGCCGCCGCCCTGCTGCTCCCGGGAGGCCCCGGCGGAGTCGGCGGCCCCGGCGGAGCCGTCGCGCAGGCGCGGTCCGGGGCCGGGTCCGGGGCCGGCATCACCCTGCGGCTGCCGGCGCCGACGGGCCCGTACCGTACCGGGGTCACCACGCTGTACCTCGTCGACCGCTCGCGGCCCGACCCGTGGGAGCCGGGGATCCCCGTCCGGGAGGTGATGGCCACCGTCTTCTACCCGGCCCGCACCGTCCGCGGCTTCCCGGTCGCCCGGCAGATGAGCGCAGGCGCCGCCGGGTCCTTCGGGCTGGACGGGCACAGAGTCCACCCGGAGCTGCCGCATGCCGGCGCCGACTGGTCGGCCACCACGACCCACTCGCACACGGGCGCCCCCGCGCAGGCCTCGCGCCGGCGGCCGGTGCTGCTGTACAGCCCCGGCGGCGGCGATCCGCGCACCATGGGCACCACGCTCGCCGAGGAACTGGCGAGCCACGGCTACGTGGTGGTGACCGTCGACCACCCCGGCGATGCGAGTGAGGTGGAGTTCCCGTGCGCCATGACCGGACGGGACACGGTCCGCCCGACGATGCTGAGGGACGACCCCAGGAAGCGCCCGGACTTCTTCCGCACCCTGATCGACACCCGTATCGCGGACACCCGCTTCGTCCTGGACCGGCTGCAGGCGCTCGCGGCCGGACGGAACCCGGACGCGGCCGGGCGCGCCCTGCCGGAACACCTCGGCCGGGCCCTGGACCTGCGGAGGGTCGGCGTCTACGGGCACTCGGCAGGCGGCACCACGGCCGCGGAGACGATGTACGAGGACCGGCGCATCGGCGCCGCGGTCAACCTGGAGGGCTACCTGGACCGGGCGCCGGAGGCGCCCGGCCGGGCGGGCGAGCCGTACCCGGTCGCCCGGCACGGGTCGGACCGGCCGCTGCTCCTGCTGGGCACGGACGGCTTCCCGGGCAGGCAGGAGCTGGAGCCTTCCTGGCGGGCGGTGCTCGCCCGCTCGGGAGGGCGCGCCCAGCGCCGGCAGCTCGACGGCGCCGCGCACGGGGTGTTCACCGACTACGCCGCTCTGGCGCCCCAGTTGCAGGCCGCCGGGCTGATGACGGCGGCCGGCCGGGCCTCGCTGACCGGCCCGGCCGATCCCGCGCGGTCGGTGCCGGCCGTACGCCGCCACGTGCTCTCGTTCTTCGCCCGCCACCTGCCGGTGCGCTGA
- a CDS encoding helix-turn-helix domain-containing protein, which translates to MRDSQAVRPPRSRPRPAAGRAGTTRRLHVRCSSALLRAAGRTEEDGTRDRLLVAAADHAQLAGLSRRATVLRTLSVRQKAASAARGQQELARGLRSWRTGEVINAREALRLAAALFRHANRTDEELAALLHSAEASWTAGDRTGYAGAAERIGGHTAAPPVVRDYYRGIAAALRGEHALSVPLLRAASGGVPAADGRTHTLVHACRAALMLGEVSHARDLATRALTRAAAPQRATPELLGLLALVELVADNHARAASHAGRGLEAALAAGRPNAAAQLRSTLAMTAAIRGDAAACRDHARWALGTAQAHGLMVPALLATWSLGRLDLAHQQPREAVERLRPLVLGESGVHHFAWRLHVIPSFVEAVALAVAELPAPARKRACRQARLILRTLEDWAAVTGDQRARAAALHCRAVLSATAAPATADPCFDRALALVERVGSEFSQARTKLAFGMALRRLRRPADARGHLRGAMLLFEACGADVWAERAREEMRAAGQAEPGGGPRPRCPAGLTPQQLRVARHVAEGRTNREVAALLALSHRTVDHHLRNVFAALGVRSRVELVHALASFGGGPPSAVRHSAP; encoded by the coding sequence GTGCGCGACTCCCAGGCCGTACGCCCTCCTCGCTCCCGCCCCCGGCCGGCCGCCGGCAGAGCGGGCACCACGCGGCGCCTGCACGTACGGTGCTCGTCCGCCCTCCTGCGGGCCGCCGGGCGCACGGAGGAGGACGGCACGCGCGACCGGCTCCTCGTGGCGGCCGCGGACCACGCCCAGCTGGCCGGGCTCTCCCGGCGCGCCACGGTCCTGCGCACGCTGTCCGTACGGCAGAAGGCCGCCTCCGCCGCCCGCGGACAGCAGGAACTCGCCCGCGGCCTGCGCTCCTGGCGCACCGGCGAAGTGATCAACGCGCGCGAAGCCCTGCGCCTCGCCGCCGCGCTGTTCCGGCACGCGAACCGCACGGACGAGGAGCTCGCCGCCCTCCTCCACTCCGCGGAGGCGAGCTGGACCGCCGGCGACCGGACCGGATACGCGGGGGCCGCCGAGCGCATCGGCGGCCACACCGCGGCGCCCCCGGTCGTACGCGACTACTACCGGGGCATCGCCGCGGCCCTGCGCGGCGAGCACGCGCTGTCCGTCCCGCTGCTCCGCGCGGCGTCCGGCGGCGTGCCCGCGGCGGACGGCCGTACGCACACGCTCGTCCACGCCTGCCGCGCCGCCCTCATGCTGGGCGAGGTGTCGCACGCCCGGGACCTGGCCACCCGCGCCCTGACCCGGGCCGCAGCGCCGCAGCGGGCGACGCCGGAACTCCTCGGCCTCCTCGCGCTGGTGGAACTCGTCGCCGACAACCACGCCCGCGCCGCATCCCACGCCGGGCGGGGCCTGGAGGCCGCCCTCGCCGCCGGCCGGCCCAACGCCGCGGCGCAGCTGCGCAGCACGCTCGCCATGACCGCGGCGATCCGCGGGGACGCCGCCGCCTGCCGCGACCACGCCCGGTGGGCGCTCGGCACGGCGCAGGCCCACGGCCTGATGGTCCCCGCGCTGCTCGCGACGTGGAGCCTGGGCCGGCTGGACCTCGCGCACCAGCAGCCGCGGGAGGCCGTCGAGCGGCTGCGCCCCCTCGTCCTGGGCGAGTCGGGGGTGCACCACTTCGCCTGGCGCCTGCACGTCATCCCCTCCTTCGTGGAGGCCGTCGCCCTGGCCGTCGCCGAACTCCCCGCCCCGGCCCGCAAGCGCGCCTGCCGCCAGGCCCGGCTGATCCTGCGGACCCTGGAGGACTGGGCGGCGGTCACCGGCGACCAGCGGGCCCGGGCCGCGGCCCTGCACTGCCGGGCCGTGCTGTCGGCCACCGCCGCGCCGGCCACCGCGGACCCGTGCTTCGACCGGGCGCTGGCGCTGGTGGAGCGGGTGGGCTCCGAGTTCTCACAGGCCCGTACGAAGCTGGCGTTCGGCATGGCGCTGCGGCGCCTGCGCCGGCCGGCCGACGCCCGCGGGCACCTGCGCGGCGCCATGCTGCTGTTCGAGGCGTGCGGAGCCGACGTGTGGGCGGAGCGGGCCCGCGAGGAGATGCGGGCGGCCGGCCAGGCGGAGCCGGGCGGCGGCCCCCGCCCCCGCTGCCCGGCCGGCCTCACCCCGCAGCAGCTGCGGGTGGCGCGGCACGTGGCCGAAGGCCGCACCAACCGCGAGGTGGCCGCCCTCCTCGCGCTGAGCCACCGGACCGTCGACCACCACCTGCGCAACGTCTTCGCGGCGCTCGGGGTCCGCTCCCGGGTGGAACTGGTCCACGCGCTGGCCTCGTTCGGCGGCGGCCCGCCGTCCGCCGTGCGGCACTCGGCGCCGTGA
- a CDS encoding esterase/lipase family protein, giving the protein MRKLSRALALTAAVAAVLTTGPVGTGSAEAAPARTPVVFVHGYLSGAVIWDPARTAFRSAGYKDGELFSYSYDFLASNEASARGLAGFVAKVKKDTGAQKVDIVNHSMGGLVSLWYAKELGGAADIKHMASLAGSNHGTYTAGLCSLASASCREMTPGSAFLGRLASGDETPGAVGYRTWYSPCDGVINPFTSTVLNGAVNTLLPCVTHLGFLTDAGLLSQVASYLKE; this is encoded by the coding sequence ATGCGAAAGCTCAGCCGCGCCCTGGCCCTGACGGCAGCCGTGGCCGCCGTCCTGACGACCGGGCCCGTCGGCACCGGCAGCGCCGAGGCCGCCCCCGCGCGCACTCCCGTCGTGTTCGTCCACGGCTACCTCAGCGGCGCCGTGATCTGGGACCCGGCCCGCACCGCCTTCCGCAGTGCGGGCTACAAGGACGGCGAACTCTTCTCGTACTCCTACGACTTCCTCGCCTCGAACGAGGCGAGCGCCCGCGGGCTGGCGGGCTTCGTCGCGAAGGTGAAGAAGGACACCGGGGCGCAGAAGGTCGACATCGTGAACCACTCCATGGGCGGCCTGGTCTCCCTCTGGTACGCCAAGGAGCTGGGCGGCGCCGCGGACATCAAGCACATGGCGTCGCTGGCGGGGAGCAACCACGGCACGTACACCGCCGGGCTCTGCAGCCTGGCCTCCGCCTCCTGCCGGGAGATGACGCCCGGCTCGGCCTTCCTCGGCAGACTGGCCTCCGGTGACGAGACGCCCGGAGCCGTCGGCTACCGCACCTGGTACTCGCCGTGCGACGGGGTGATCAACCCCTTCACGAGCACCGTGCTGAACGGCGCGGTCAACACCCTGCTCCCGTGCGTGACGCACCTGGGGTTCCTGACCGACGCGGGGCTGCTGTCCCAGGTGGCCTCCTACCTCAAGGAGTGA
- a CDS encoding class I SAM-dependent methyltransferase, protein MNDFDWAALADMLELEGEAHSPYVQQAVEELRHLTGGAPRRILDIGSGPGVAACRLAQAFPQAEVVAVDGSPELLARAEERAGRLGVRLRTRAAGFPEGIDGLGTADLVWTAQVVHHVGDQQDALDRLAGLLAPGGVLAVVEGEMRARSLPRDLGFGRPGLQARLDVAMAERYSRMREELPGSVAVVEDWPGMLRAAGLAQVRSKTFLVDRPAPLDERTRQSVRQSLERQRRMCTELLDDGDAATLDRLLDPADPAGIDRRADLFLLTAKTVHFGLRPEGGN, encoded by the coding sequence GTGAACGACTTCGACTGGGCCGCACTGGCCGACATGCTGGAGCTCGAGGGCGAGGCTCACAGCCCCTACGTGCAGCAGGCCGTCGAGGAGTTGCGGCATCTGACCGGCGGCGCGCCGCGGCGCATCCTCGACATCGGCAGCGGCCCGGGCGTCGCGGCCTGCCGCTTGGCGCAGGCGTTCCCGCAGGCCGAGGTCGTCGCCGTGGACGGGTCGCCGGAGCTGCTGGCCCGCGCCGAGGAGCGGGCGGGCCGGCTCGGGGTCCGGCTGCGGACCCGGGCGGCCGGGTTCCCGGAGGGGATCGACGGCCTGGGGACGGCCGATCTGGTGTGGACTGCGCAGGTGGTGCACCACGTCGGCGATCAGCAGGACGCCCTGGACCGGCTCGCCGGGCTGCTCGCCCCCGGCGGCGTGCTGGCCGTCGTCGAGGGCGAGATGCGGGCTCGCTCGCTGCCGCGCGACCTCGGCTTCGGGCGGCCCGGCCTGCAGGCCCGGCTGGACGTGGCGATGGCGGAACGGTACAGCCGGATGCGGGAGGAACTGCCCGGGTCCGTCGCCGTGGTCGAGGACTGGCCCGGCATGCTGCGGGCCGCGGGGCTCGCGCAGGTGCGCAGCAAGACCTTCCTCGTGGACCGTCCCGCACCGCTCGACGAGCGGACGCGGCAGTCCGTGCGGCAGTCCCTGGAGCGGCAGCGCAGGATGTGCACCGAGCTCCTGGACGACGGGGACGCGGCGACGCTGGACCGGCTGCTCGACCCGGCCGACCCGGCGGGCATCGACCGGCGTGCGGACCTGTTCCTGCTGACCGCGAAGACGGTGCACTTCGGCCTGCGCCCGGAGGGCGGCAACTGA
- a CDS encoding MFS transporter, whose translation MRFFADVTPLRRSADFRRLWCGNTVSWMGQQMTALAVSLQVYAITGSTFSVGLVGLCSLVPLVVAGLYGGAVADTVDRRALGLVSASGAALLSVVLAAAALLGLRQVWLLYTVVALQSVCFAMSTPARSSMIPKLLPREQLPAANALSSLTTNLGLMGGPMLGGAVVGLWGFQAAYLIDVAAFSASLYAMWRLPSMRPEPAVATGAAGAVGTAGAAGAATGRRTQRRASVRGGLRFLVTRPNLRITFLADLAAMVLAQPRALFPAIAGLWYGGDTKTVGLLVAAPAVGAVLGGLFSGWLGRIHRHGLAVLLSVAGWGTAVTVFGLTRNLWLGLLFLALAGCADSISAVFRTTMLQAATPDDMRGRLQGVFIVVVAGGPRLGDFLAGSAADLASPSWAVVGGGLACLAAIAFIATQWRNFARYDARSPQP comes from the coding sequence GTGCGCTTCTTCGCCGACGTCACACCCCTGCGCCGCTCCGCGGACTTCCGCCGGCTGTGGTGCGGGAACACCGTGTCCTGGATGGGCCAGCAGATGACGGCGCTCGCCGTCTCCCTGCAGGTCTACGCGATCACCGGCTCCACGTTCTCGGTGGGCCTGGTCGGCCTGTGCTCCCTGGTCCCGCTGGTCGTGGCGGGCCTGTACGGCGGAGCCGTCGCCGACACCGTCGACCGGCGGGCCCTCGGCCTGGTCAGCGCGTCCGGCGCGGCGCTGCTGTCCGTCGTCCTGGCGGCCGCCGCGCTGCTCGGACTCCGGCAGGTGTGGCTCCTGTACACGGTCGTCGCCCTGCAGTCGGTCTGCTTCGCGATGAGCACCCCGGCCCGCAGCTCGATGATCCCCAAGCTCCTGCCCCGGGAACAGCTCCCCGCCGCCAACGCCCTGTCCTCCCTGACGACCAACCTCGGCCTCATGGGCGGCCCCATGCTCGGCGGCGCCGTCGTCGGACTCTGGGGCTTCCAGGCCGCCTACCTGATCGACGTGGCCGCGTTCTCCGCCTCCCTGTACGCGATGTGGCGCCTGCCGTCGATGCGTCCCGAGCCGGCGGTGGCCACGGGGGCGGCCGGCGCGGTCGGGACGGCTGGTGCGGCCGGTGCCGCCACCGGCCGGCGGACACAGAGGCGCGCCTCCGTACGAGGCGGCCTGCGCTTCCTCGTCACCCGCCCCAACCTGCGCATCACGTTCCTCGCCGACCTGGCCGCCATGGTGCTGGCCCAGCCCCGGGCGCTCTTCCCGGCCATAGCGGGACTCTGGTACGGCGGTGACACGAAGACGGTCGGCCTGCTCGTCGCCGCGCCCGCCGTGGGAGCGGTGCTGGGCGGGCTGTTCTCCGGCTGGCTCGGCCGGATACACCGGCACGGACTCGCCGTGCTGCTCTCCGTCGCGGGCTGGGGAACGGCCGTCACCGTCTTCGGCCTGACCCGCAACCTCTGGCTCGGCCTGCTCTTCCTCGCCCTGGCCGGATGCGCCGACAGCATATCGGCGGTCTTCCGCACCACCATGCTCCAGGCGGCCACCCCGGACGACATGCGCGGCCGCCTCCAGGGCGTCTTCATCGTCGTGGTCGCGGGCGGGCCCCGGCTGGGGGACTTCCTCGCAGGCTCCGCCGCGGACCTCGCCTCACCCTCCTGGGCCGTCGTCGGCGGCGGCCTCGCCTGCCTGGCGGCGATCGCGTTCATCGCCACGCAGTGGCGCAACTTCGCGCGCTACGACGCGCGTTCCCCGCAGCCGTAG
- a CDS encoding phosphatidylserine decarboxylase family protein produces MTSYAGAAPCNGPIDEGTTMVKPGTAATLEARYQNSFGRAAGYLPRNRRAVDAWLTQFVARARQRTAGHVPVVQELAELLERDKPLRDLVNLMIEQAQQLDPEHQHKHVGNIDEMLNCLDVITVTAPEYRLDPNERVFFPLSALFCYMMATDAGWEAFRNAPFNDALLNVLTVWCHFLDGPESRYVLNEGPDGWLCQAASEQNKLYEFVIPDPGALYGGFASFNAFFNRHIKPEFRPNGAKEDPKAIVSPNDGSVVRYVSDVQMDADIFDVKGQPYSLRRMLNGYAETDRFVGGDVFQSFLSGADYHRWHAPVDGIVKHVERVPGLMFSELRTEKVDDTAGTLSQGYQANVNTRGLVVIESTVPGIGQVCVIPVGITEISSVKFSVAVGDEVTRGDELGYFSYGGSSMCLVFEPGKVDFTVPDNTIEHADDGAPIFVNGRIATAK; encoded by the coding sequence CGGCAACGCTCGAAGCGCGGTACCAGAACTCGTTCGGCCGGGCGGCCGGATATCTGCCGCGCAACCGCAGGGCCGTGGACGCGTGGCTGACGCAGTTCGTCGCCAGGGCGCGGCAGCGGACGGCGGGCCACGTCCCCGTCGTCCAGGAGCTGGCGGAGCTGCTCGAACGGGACAAGCCCCTGCGGGACCTCGTGAACCTGATGATCGAGCAGGCGCAGCAGCTCGACCCGGAGCACCAGCACAAGCACGTCGGGAACATCGACGAGATGCTGAACTGTCTCGACGTGATCACGGTGACCGCCCCCGAGTACCGCCTGGACCCGAACGAGCGCGTCTTCTTCCCCCTGTCCGCCCTGTTCTGCTACATGATGGCGACGGACGCGGGCTGGGAGGCCTTCCGCAACGCGCCGTTCAACGACGCGCTCCTGAACGTCCTGACGGTGTGGTGCCACTTCCTGGACGGCCCGGAGAGCCGCTACGTCCTCAACGAGGGCCCCGACGGCTGGCTCTGCCAGGCCGCCTCCGAGCAGAACAAGCTGTACGAATTCGTCATCCCCGACCCCGGCGCCCTCTACGGCGGCTTCGCGTCCTTCAACGCGTTCTTCAACCGGCACATCAAGCCGGAGTTCCGCCCCAACGGGGCCAAGGAGGACCCGAAGGCCATCGTGTCGCCCAACGACGGGTCGGTGGTGCGGTACGTGTCGGACGTCCAGATGGATGCCGACATCTTCGACGTCAAGGGCCAGCCGTACTCGCTCCGGCGGATGCTCAACGGCTATGCGGAGACCGACCGGTTCGTCGGAGGAGACGTCTTCCAGTCCTTCCTCTCCGGCGCGGACTACCACCGCTGGCACGCCCCGGTCGACGGGATCGTCAAGCACGTCGAGCGCGTCCCCGGCCTGATGTTCAGCGAGCTGAGGACGGAGAAGGTGGACGACACCGCCGGCACGCTCTCCCAGGGCTACCAGGCGAACGTCAACACCCGCGGCCTGGTGGTCATCGAGAGCACCGTGCCCGGCATCGGCCAGGTCTGCGTGATCCCGGTCGGCATCACCGAGATCTCCTCGGTGAAGTTCAGCGTCGCCGTGGGCGACGAGGTCACGAGGGGCGACGAGCTCGGCTACTTCAGCTACGGCGGGTCGAGCATGTGCCTGGTCTTCGAGCCGGGCAAGGTCGACTTCACCGTGCCGGACAACACGATCGAGCACGCCGACGACGGCGCACCCATCTTCGTCAACGGGCGGATCGCCACCGCGAAGTGA